In Bufo gargarizans isolate SCDJY-AF-19 chromosome 6, ASM1485885v1, whole genome shotgun sequence, a single genomic region encodes these proteins:
- the SNAI1 gene encoding zinc finger protein SNAI1: protein MPRSFLVKKHFSATKKPNYSELESQTVYISPFLYDKFSIPVIPQPEILSTGAYFSPLVWDTSLLTTFFTTEPDYSKSPSSTSSDDSKPLDLTSFSSEDDEGKTSDPPSPASSATEAEKFHCNLCSKSYSTFAGLSKHKQLHCDSQTRKSFSCKYCEKEYVSLGALKMHIRSHTLPCVCKICGKAFSRPWLLQGHIRTHTGEKPFSCTHCNRAFADRSNLRAHLQTHSDVKKYQCRSCSRTFSRMSLLHKHEESGCSGSH, encoded by the exons ATGCCCCGCTCATTCCTGGTAAAGAAACACTTCTCTGCCACCAAGAAGCCGAACTACAGCGAGCTGGAGAGCCAGACAG tctACATCTCTCCGTTCCTGTATGACAAGTTCTCCATCCCTGTGATCCCCCAGCCTGAGATCCTGAGCACAGGAGCTTACTTCTCCCCTCTGGTCTGGGATACCAGCTTACTTACAACATTCTTCACCACTGAGCCTGACTACAGCAAGTCTCCCTCCTCCACATCCAGCGATGACTCCAAACCTCTGGACCTCACCTCCTTCTCCAGCGAGGACGATGAGGGGAAGACCTCGGACCCCCCTAGTCCTGCCTCCTCAGCCACAGAAGCTGAGAAGTTCCACTGTAACCTATGCAGCAAGTCTTACTCCACCTTTGCTGGACTCTCTAAGCACAAGCAGCTCCACTGTGACTCACAGACCAGAAAGTCTTTCAGCTGCAAGTACTGTGAGAAGGAATATGTcagtttaggggccctaaagatgCACATCAGGAGCCACACGCTGCCCTGTGTCTGCAAGATCTGCGGCAAGGCTTTCTCCAGACCTTGGCTTCTACAGGGACACATCAGAACACACACAG GTGAGAAACCATTTTCCTGCACACATTGTAACCGGGCCTTCGCTGACCGCTCTAATCTCCgcgctcacctgcagacccattCAGATGTCAAGAAATATCAGTGCAGATCCTGCTCCAGGACTTTCTCACGCATGTCCCTCCTTCACAAGCACGAAGAGTCGGGCTGCTCTGGGAGCCATTGA